One genomic window of Pseudomonas chlororaphis subsp. piscium includes the following:
- a CDS encoding pirin family protein — protein MNTPLVIRPRAEDVEGQPILRPLPSAQCRSVGPFVFFDHMLQTRYPAGKGMNIRQHPHIGLSTLTYLFQGQIQHKDSLGSDQVVNQGDVSWMTAGSAIAHVERTPQALIDSDFSMHGLQVWLASPKAHEQGPGHYSHHPAATLPVSDNLGVKIRMIAGSGFCLESPVPVLSPTLYAELQLQTATTLLIPAEHEERALYVLEGDAQLDGEPIEPHALVILPIGTTPTLFADSDCHAVLFGGAPLDGPRRINWNFVSSDPARIDEARQRWAAGDWPRVPGESERIELPKGKGSPSPL, from the coding sequence ATGAACACACCGCTCGTGATTCGCCCTCGCGCCGAGGACGTTGAAGGCCAACCCATCCTGCGTCCGCTGCCCTCGGCCCAATGCCGCAGTGTCGGGCCCTTCGTGTTTTTCGATCACATGCTGCAAACCCGCTACCCCGCGGGCAAGGGCATGAATATCCGCCAGCATCCGCATATCGGCCTGTCGACCCTGACCTATCTGTTCCAGGGGCAGATCCAGCATAAGGACAGCCTGGGTTCCGATCAGGTGGTGAACCAGGGGGATGTCAGCTGGATGACTGCCGGCAGCGCCATCGCCCACGTCGAACGCACCCCGCAGGCGCTGATCGACAGCGACTTCAGCATGCACGGCCTGCAAGTCTGGCTGGCCTCCCCCAAGGCCCATGAACAAGGCCCGGGGCACTACAGCCACCACCCGGCCGCGACCCTGCCGGTCAGCGACAACCTTGGGGTCAAGATCCGCATGATCGCCGGCAGCGGTTTCTGCCTGGAATCGCCGGTCCCGGTGCTCTCCCCGACCCTGTATGCCGAACTACAGCTTCAGACCGCGACCACCCTGCTGATCCCCGCCGAACACGAGGAGCGCGCCCTGTACGTGCTCGAAGGCGACGCCCAGCTGGATGGCGAGCCCATAGAGCCCCATGCGCTGGTGATCCTGCCGATCGGAACCACCCCCACCCTGTTCGCCGACAGCGACTGCCACGCCGTGCTGTTCGGCGGCGCGCCGCTGGACGGTCCACGGCGGATCAACTGGAACTTCGTCTCCAGCGACCCGGCCCGTATCGATGAAGCCCGCCAACGCTGGGCCGCCGGCGACTGGCCGAGGGTGCCGGGAGAAAGCGAACGAATCGAATTGCCCAAAGGCAAAGGCTCGCCGTCACCCCTGTAG
- a CDS encoding OsmC family protein: MTITVNTESSEGFRHSIQIDDHQLFADLPKTLGGEGSAPEPHDFFDAALGACKALTLKLYAQKKEIPLTGVTVEVKHDNSQEQKGKYALHVKLTLKGVLTDAQREELHRVADRCPVHKLMTTAEVSIETHLSEGAFSQ; the protein is encoded by the coding sequence ATGACTATCACCGTCAACACCGAATCCAGCGAAGGTTTCCGCCACAGCATCCAGATCGATGACCACCAATTGTTCGCCGACCTGCCCAAGACCCTGGGTGGCGAAGGCTCCGCGCCGGAACCCCACGACTTCTTCGATGCCGCCCTGGGCGCCTGCAAGGCCCTGACCCTCAAGCTGTATGCGCAGAAAAAAGAGATTCCGCTCACGGGCGTCACGGTCGAGGTCAAGCACGACAACAGCCAGGAGCAGAAAGGCAAATACGCGCTGCACGTCAAGCTGACCCTCAAAGGCGTGCTCACCGACGCCCAGCGTGAAGAACTGCATCGCGTCGCCGACCGCTGCCCGGTGCACAAGCTGATGACCACCGCCGAGGTGAGCATCGAGACCCACCTCTCCGAAGGCGCGTTCAGCCAATAG